In the genome of Methanopyrus kandleri AV19, one region contains:
- a CDS encoding DUF1678 family protein, with the protein MVTSHVPIPHDPVERIRALRVLREVYRRRKKPSLEVTYRTVNGSTCGPYYVARWRRDSKFEHGRTLYLGKPENESVSFVEWLVSLDREEVLELARHLMRNLRSVLKTLLTEVSDLPYKRARRVLARGLALTFDARPSDSPRIRDVLEKLPDRLESFLIRALGSWPAHYSSHLRKVIRSRRESLDGKHEIPDVEFELERWKLRHGRRE; encoded by the coding sequence TCCCGATACCCCATGATCCTGTCGAGCGCATCCGAGCCCTTCGGGTACTCCGGGAAGTATACCGCCGGAGGAAGAAGCCGAGTCTGGAGGTGACCTACCGGACGGTCAACGGTAGTACCTGCGGTCCGTACTACGTCGCGAGGTGGAGGCGGGATTCGAAGTTCGAGCACGGGCGCACCCTCTACCTGGGTAAACCCGAGAACGAGAGTGTTTCCTTCGTCGAGTGGCTGGTTTCTTTAGATCGTGAGGAAGTCCTCGAACTAGCCCGGCATTTGATGCGTAACCTCCGCTCGGTGCTCAAGACCCTGCTCACCGAAGTCTCGGACCTGCCATACAAACGGGCTCGACGGGTGTTGGCTCGTGGGCTCGCCCTGACCTTCGACGCCAGACCCTCCGACTCACCGCGGATCCGGGACGTGTTGGAGAAGCTACCCGACCGGTTGGAATCCTTCCTGATCAGGGCCCTCGGGAGCTGGCCCGCCCACTACTCGAGTCACTTGAGGAAGGTCATCCGCTCCAGGAGGGAGTCATTAGATGGGAAACACGAGATCCCCGACGTGGAGTTCGAGTTAGAGCGCTGGAAACTCCGGCACGGGCGACGCGAGTAA